The following coding sequences are from one Candidatus Thermoplasmatota archaeon window:
- a CDS encoding TCP-1/cpn60 chaperonin family protein — translation MPTGQQIPILILKEGTKRERGRSAQLNNIAAAKAIADAVRSTLGPRGMDKMLVDSMGDIVITNDGVTILKEIDVEHPAAKMLVEVAKTQDQECGDGTTTAVIIAGELLKKAEELLAQNIHPTVIASGYRLASQKACEILDKLAEKVSSKDVET, via the coding sequence AAAAGAAGGTACTAAAAGAGAAAGGGGTAGATCAGCCCAGCTTAATAATATTGCAGCTGCAAAAGCTATAGCAGATGCAGTTCGCAGCACTTTAGGGCCTAGAGGCATGGATAAAATGCTTGTAGATAGTATGGGCGATATAGTAATAACAAACGATGGGGTAACAATACTTAAAGAAATAGATGTAGAGCACCCAGCTGCTAAAATGCTCGTTGAGGTTGCTAAAACGCAAGACCAAGAATGCGGCGATGGTACTACAACAGCAGTAATAATAGCAGGCGAGCTTCTGAAAAAAGCTGAAGAGCTTTTAGCGCAAAACATTCATCCTACAGTTATCGCCTCTGGGTACCGTTTAGCCTCGCAAAAAGCATGCGAAATTTTAGATAAGCTTGCTGAAAAAGTTAGCTCTAAAGATGTTGAGACT